catttttttccttcttaaatatgtcaCCATAGAGGCGTTACCATCTACTTCAGTTGGCTTACTAGCATGTCTGATTTCAGAGCCAGACCACGATTGGCTGTGCCAGGCATGGAggaagcttctagcagcttcacacatgaaaaaaaatcacttccatGCCTGgcttcttccctcctcaccaAAAAGTCAAGCTAGGTAAAACCAACACACATGTGTTCATGTGTCAGTTCAACAATAGCTGAAAGATTGTGTAATTCTACCCATTAAGTGAAATATCTTATTCTGCTAAAGCATGTTAAACTAGCTGATTTTTTGCAACTGCTAATACAAATTGCTGTGGTCTATAAAATGAAGATATTTCCCAGGTGATATTATGCCCTTGTATTAATTAAATCATTTGATATAATTTTGCTGTAAGATAAGGACTCTGTGTAGTGCTCAAGTCACCGTCAAGATAGAAGATCTTTTTACGTTTTGCTTCTGAAGTTCAGCTTAGTCTGGGACTCTTTTGCAGAACAGTAGATGTTTGATCAGTGGTTGCTTGCTGGTAATATTCCTTGTATCTGTGCTGCTAAAGCTTACTTTGATATGCTCTTCTACAGTTTTAAATGAGAGGAAGAGGATTGGCTTTTAAGCAGATATGTCTTCTTGTGTATCATCAGTATGTTATGTGGGTAATGCCTGTCTAAAAGCTGTTGGTTTTCAGAGTCTAGTTGTACACAATTTCTTGCCATCCCATATAATAGTGGTGGTTGTATCATTGGATGGGATGTAAATTGATCAAACTTGACACCAGTTTTCTTGCTAAGTGGAAGGCACAATTGATTAAGGAAAATTTAATGTGATACATAAAGTACTGTTAGATGTGGTGACCAACCAGCTGTCAGTGGACGATGCTGAGGGCTTATCGAAGTAAATTTGTTCTCCATTGCCTTCCTTTTAAGAAAAGCGTCCATGTGAGTGAAATTGCACAGTCACTATTCTGTTTTCACATCCGTGCAAGGTAAATAGCCAATGACAGCAGTGAACAGTGTGGCCTGGTCCAGGGATTCATTCTTCTCTCCTTTGTTCACCTATCTGACTTGAAAACTGATCAACTCCAGCTGGTGTGCTTGCCTGATGGGTAAAAACttctttctgctctgtgcttaGCTTGCTGGCTCTTTTGCCCTCTCTCTTTTGCTCTGGAAGGCTTTTTGGGGGGCCTACATGCTCAGAGAGGCTCTGTCCTACAGAATCAAGAACTGGCCAGGACCTCTGGGCACTACTTCGATAAAAACAACGGGAACTTGGTTGGGAGCCAGAAGATCTGTTTTCTGTTCATTGCTCTGGTGGCCACAAAGTGTCATGTGAGTGTTTGGGGTTCTTTTCATTTTAGGTTTTATATTAAACAATTCTCTGAAGAGAGAGtgtataaatttttttttttttttttgttccactgGCTCTGCATTTGTATGTTAGCTGAACTACCCATTTTCAAGACAAGAATTGTATCTCATTTGATAAAGGAAGACTAGCAATCTTCATCCTTCTTTTGTGAATCATCTTTGTAAGgcctcttttcttcccctttgaGGAAGAAATATGACACTGCCTgtagaatgttttaaaaattccaacatgaaaaagctgcaaaatattGATGTTCTGCATGGTTAGAGCAAACACTATATTCCTGTGAGTCACAGATGTCAGATTTGTTCAATCTTAATAAATCTATGCCACAACAACTCTATTAAACGggaagagagatggagaggtgAAGGAAGAGTTATGCTGGGTTAGAAAGGATTCTTGGCCAGAATCTTGTTTAGCAGGGGCTGGAGATGAGGCAGCATGGACATAAACCTGAACACTTCCCACCCTGCCTTCATTAAGTACTTTAAGACCTACATTTTGGGCATTGTGTTTCTAGTccacatttcattttgtttgtatgttttatGATAAATTCCCTTTCCATTTTAAGTCATAAGAGTACTCATTTCCCACAGCATATTTGGTGGAGATAAAGTGAGTCTTTTTACATAGTACCCTGTTGGCAAACAGAAATAGTATTTACTCCAATGAGTGTTGCCAAATATGAGGTACTTCCAAATGAACTTCAAAAGATCTGAAACATGCATTCGCTGctttttcaaaaatgtaaacaaTGCCATTGCTTTCTAGGAAGCAGACCTGGTGAGAAGAGGGAtcagaaggtaaaaaaataacaactggATATGATAGATGTTGTAGTAGTGCTTGGGATCAGACAGAAGGCATAGCTCTCTGTCACAGCAGGGTTGGGGGGTGTTTCTTGTAACAGGACCTAAAGTTTTTACTCTTCATTTGaggagaaaatacagtaaattcacgaatacaagccgcactaactataagccgcatcgccgggtgttggcaaacattttgttttttgtccataaataagccgcacctgagtataagccgctctgttgttcgcagcgaggacccgcgtgcaacaaagttgccaaatagtaacagaaccgtggcagggcagggtttactggctcagctaaggctgtgcaggctcggcccgctcggggctgccgacggggccaggtggcccagcccggcgctgctgctcggtggggccgctcatggccggctgccgcctctgggctcgctcaccctggcccggcgctgccccgtggtggcaggcagggacggagcccccccagctcccatggaggcgggcggggacggagctccccacctcctcccagagccgcggcaatggcggcgtggggcccccccgtctctcccccgggctgcggcagaggagggaaggagagagctctcccgcctctctccccgccccccgtgctgcctgcagggagccaggctccacccatggcacaacagagtaacaatttgtaacaatcgtgaaatgccggcttttactagcaggtgctcggctcggcaccctggctggcacttctggggttgtaaatgtcagaaaattattcacatattagccgctcctgagtataagccgcatttccggtgtgggagcaaaattttagtcaaaatggtgcaacctgtattcgtgaaactactgtaatttctacCTTAGGGAGACTTAGCACAGCACTTGGGAAGGAGTTCAAGCGGTTGGGAGTCCTGATAGGAGTGAGTTGTGCTGACTCCAAGCCTGGTGAAGAATTTCCTTACCAGTACTCCTTTCTGGTGCTACCCCTCCTCTCTCAGTAAGGACAGAGATGAGGATACACATAAACATCAAAGCACAACCTTAACGTGCCAGATTTTgaggcagaaagaaagaaacaggcaaactgctgtgtttcagtACGGCAGTAGGGCTGGTTATGCTGAGCCTTATTATGGCCTCTGGGCTCTAACTAGGcataaataaatgctttatCCACCTGAGAAGAGGTGGTGTGAGGCCCTGGAAAAGTACATAACAGTGGTTCTGCTACTGTCACTTCAGTATAGCTCTTACTAGCTCTGTAGTCCAGCATGCCCTTTCCGTGCTGTTCACATGATGCAAGCTATCTGTCCAGCTCAAGCTTAGTATACTGTTCCAAACCATTTTCTTGTTCtctatttatgtatatataccTTCTACATTTAGATGAGAAATTGACCTGAGACCTCAGAACTGTATGGCTTCTTCCTGTGTTTTGAAGATTGCtttcaaaacacaaatgcagtttatcctggtgctgctcagttttgggtttttttgtggacaGAATGATGAGCTATGTTCTGCCATAGAGTGATCTTCAAAATCAAGTATTTATATTTGTGCTTGAAATGGACGTCTTGCCTTTCACAGCTGTGAAGCTATCTTTTATTGTTGAAATATTGCATTGCTAAATAGcattctgcttttgctgttaCTTGAAATAGGTATAATTGGTCAATAAATAAGGAGTCTGCATAGTATCTAATCTAATACTTGCTACAGAGAGATTTTAGCATGTAAGAACCAAATTGCTGGGAACAATGTTGCCTGTGATGCAGCATAcactttttctgaaaatctaaattaaagAACACTCTTTTACAAGAGTGTGGTTTATCACTGATAATGAGTTGCAACTGCATGGAGAACATCTCTGTAGAAAATGCATAGTCTTGTGACTACTTGAGTGAATTTTTATTACTCCAAACCTTGtaagttaatttatttttcttggttttaacAGTTCCACCAAGTGAGAAGAGTGATGACCATCCTTTTCTTTACTATGGTTATCTCCTACTTCACTTGCATGAAAGCTGCCCCAATGAAAGAAGCTAGTCTAAGAGGACAAGGCAGCTTGGCTTACCCAGGTCTTCGGACCCATGGGACTCTTGAGAGCATAAATGGGCCCAATGCTGGTTCAAGAGGATTGACGTCGTTGGCAGACACTTTTGAACATGTCATAGAGGAGCTTCTAGATGAGGACCAGGACATCCAGCCCAGTGAGGGAAACAAGGATGCAGACTTGTATACTTCCCGAGTCATGCTAAGCAGTCAAGTGCCTTTGGAACCCCCACTGCTCTTTCTACTCGAGGAGTACAAAAACTACTTGGATGCTGCAAACATGTCCATGAGAGTCCGGCGCCACTCTGATCCAGCTCGCCGTGGGGAATTGAGTGTATGTGACAGCACAAGTGagtgggtgacagcagcagagaaaaagactGCAGTGGACATGTCCGGGGCAACTGTCACAGTCCTGGAAAAAGTTCCAGTACCCAAAGGCCAGCTGAAGCAATACTTCTATGAGACCAAATGCAACCCTAAGGGATACACAAAGGAGGGCTGCAGAGGCATTGACAAGAGGCACTGGAACTCTCAGTGCCGAACTACCCAGTCTTACGTGAGAGCTCTCACCATGGATAATAAAAAGAGAGTTGGCTGGCGCTTTATAAGAATAGACACTTCTTGTGTATGTACATTAACCATTAAAAGGGGAAGATAGTGGATTCATGTTGTATAGATTATATTGAGACAAAATTATCtatttgtatatatacataACAGGGTAAATTATTcggtaaaaaataattttatggacTGCATGTATGACTGAGGTTTATACAGTACAGTGGTTACACAATCTATTTATTGAACATATCCATGACCTGAAGGGGAACAGTAGTCACTTGCGCACAagtttaaacaaacaaaaagagaaaaaaaaaaaaaaagaaaagcaaacaaaaaatctgcattACATTCCTCCATAACATTGTGGTTTGTTGCCGTTGCCAAgaattgaaaatataaaaaattttttaaaaaaagaattaaattgcATGCTGCTTCAATTGTGAATTAATGATGAACGGTcctctttcagaaaaataagttgAACCAAAACATTCTGTTTACATTTTAGACAGTAAGTATCTTTAGTCTGTTAGTATATCTGTTTACTGCTTCTAACTTCTGATAGCgttgaaattaaaacaatgtCAAGGTGCTGTTGTCATAGTTTTACTGTTTCTCTTTTACTTTTGAATTACCATCagattgaaaaagaaagaaatcattaCCTTATTCtggattagaaaaaaatttggtttttgtATGTTGTGAAGGTGTTTGCAATAGCAGTCCGACTActgacaaaaaataataaaaagaggCAACTGAAAAAGAATGGTGATGTTCCACTTCACATTGTTGAACTTCAGGCTTAAAGACAACACATTTAACTGTATGGCAACATGCTTTTTTGGTTGTTGGGGGggtggtttgttgttgttggggttttttttttgtttgtttgtttttctttttcaattgtCAGTCTTTAGAGACATGCATTTGCTTATACCATGTTTGCTTGtgtttgagaatttttttcccccttttctccctaTGGAGGGACATCGGTTGTGATCTTTAAGTATTTCTCTTAGAACTGGACTTGTCAATATAGAGAATATCCTATATTGTTCGGAGCAGTTATTTTCATATATAGTAAAAGACTGTGCTTGGATCAAATGTCTTGGTGAAGCACAGTGAGAGTGTCACTAGAAAAAGGGTCTAGAAAAGATGATGGCGGATCTGAAATCAGGTTGGTTGTGGGACTTTATAGCTTAGCCAGTTCAGGACAAATCACAGTGGTGTGGGGCTATCCCAATTGCAGTCATTACTGAATGTGGCCTGTGCATTATGTTAGAGAGCAAGAGCTTGGCCATGCACTTAGATGCCCTTCCCCTCCAGAGcatgccagcagccccaggcctGCAAAGCTGGTGGGCAAACTTTGGTGGCATCTCTGCCTAAAGGAGCCGTGGAAATTAGCTTGGGAATGAGATAGAAAGTGCTTTCTGCTTCTAGTAGAGAGCAATTAGCATTATGTTCATGTGGGTCTACCTCTGCTGTCAGACTTATTTTATGAAACAAATATTGGCACTAAAAAACCACTcttgaaataaatgaagaacAAGTGCTGGAGGAGTTAGGTTAACTCACTTTGGAGTTAACATCTCTGACAGATGTGTTTAGCTCTGTTTCCCCCTTCTGACAGAAGTATTGCTAAAAAGGCGGGTTGTAAGTCggagagctgtgcatgccacTTGCACTGGCTTACAGTGGGCTGAGAAGAGAAATAGCTTGTTAGTAAGCTCACTGAAGGCTGATGCTGTACTTGTAATTCctgtagattaaaaaaaatagctgaacAAGTaggaaaatactgcaaaatataATCTGTTTCTGAATGCCGTAGAATCTGTGTTTATTAAAACTTTGAGCAAAGCTTATGGAAATATGTTGGCCCCAGTAATGCTCTTTGAAGAGCATGTTTTAACACTGATTTTATGTCATCACTGGTAGAAACCCATGCAGAAAGCTAACAGACCCTTTCACATCAGTGATTTCTTCTACTTCAGGTAGAAGGGCAGCCCCTTCCTGAGGAGAACTGGCTGTCGAAGTGCCAGTTGCATTGGTCTTGTGCACAGCAGGCTGTGAGTGAGAAGAGAGGGTTGTGTAACCCACCTGAACTTCAAACTTCAGCCTTCCCCAGCAATTGCTGATGGGGATTTCCTacgaagaaaaaaaaacaacaaaacaacccaaaaccttACTGAAATTCTCAAAACTTCATCTAAGATATTCTTCATGCAAattaaatcatagaatcaaagaatgttttgtgttggaagggactttaaagatcatttatATTATGAGCAAgtacaccttccactagaccattTCATTCCCCTGGGACCAATACCTGTGTGCATATTGTAATTTTCATTTAGTAAACCCAACATGACTCGGGAGCTATTCTCAGCAATAGTCCTAATCTGCAGCAGAGAAGTGGTGTAATGTTGGCTTCTCTCAAAACAGAAGTTGGTTTCTTTTAAGGAAAGGATGATGCTGATATATGAATAACAAACAAATCACTCATCGagactaggggaaaaaaaaagatagctAGGTTCTTACAGTAGTCTAATTCAGATACAGGAATAAAATAACTACTAGTTCAAAGAAATTGAGTTTCCAAAAGAGAAATGTTAATGCATAAATCACGCTAGAAATAAAGTTCCTTACTTCCCAAAGTTAACTATGGTTATATCTTTTACTTGTAAGTCCTCACCTGGCACAGTAAAGGTGGTGCGGGTGTGGCAGTTAGAACAGTGGGATGATAGGTTCAGAGGGGTAAAGGACAGCCCATGTAGCTGGGGAGGACTAAGGGATGGAGCTGAGAACCTAGAGAACTGTTCTAGTAATTACAGCCAGAGAGATATTCCCCATAATATGCCAACTCTGTACTTATTGATAGAAGGTTAAAACTGGCAATTAGCCTGCAGTCCCATGGCTCTCCCACGCCTGACCTTATACATCCACAGTCACAGGCTGGGCAGTTTTAGTTAACACAGAGACGGAGAGGGGAGGGATGGTTTTTCTTTATATCACTTAAACTCTTGCTGTGGTCTGTTTGTGACAGAAGTATATCATGCATGTCAGCAGGCCTACTGCTGTGTTAAAGACTCTTGCAACTGTAAGTTCATGTCTGTGGCCTTGTTCTCTATTATTCATCTTGtataacataaatatttattgtatatttatataattttatgtttttttgggaaaatactgaaatcggcattaaaatttaaaagcaactGCGTCATATTGTAAATATAATTAAGTTATATTTAAGTGTACTGATTAACATAATATATGTTTAACTAgagttttttacatttttaaatatattttcgaaatacatatatataaaaacggggtttttgggggggacCATGTGACTTTTCTCTAATTGTAAAACAAATTTGAGTTTTACTATAAATATGTgtgttctttgttttaaaacatttttttactcTATTTTAGCAATAAAATCTCACTCGGAGGGCAGATAGCCCCCTGTTTCATAGCTGGACAGTTAGCATTGGGAGGGGAGGGATAGCAAGAACTTACTTCACATAAAAGTTGGGAATAGTTGCAGAATGATGTATTTCCATATAATTCTAGCATAAAAGTCCTCGTGAACTAAAAGCCCATGAATGACATATGTGTTGTTTTACTCAAGTATAAAATAAAGAGTAAAATGGATGTAAGGGGGTGGGAATTTCTACCCTTAGTAACTAAGGGATAAGTGAGACACAAACTCAATAGCTGTAGTCATGTACCTGATTTTTAAATGGtgtcatttatatttatatccCCTGCACTGATTTATGACCCTAAGGAGTACTAGGAGTGGAATTCCTTGGATTTAACATCTTGTTAACATTTCTAAAATAGTATTCTCTACTACAACTGCCAAGCCTGTATATTTAATTATACCATAGTTATATAATGATCAATAAATCGTCATGATGAGTAGAAAACTTTCATATAACTtaaggagggaggcagggggacAAGTACAAACccaaactcttaaaaaaaactaTCCCTGCAGATTTTTCAAGAGCCCAGTACCAGCAATATCTCACAAAAACTGAGGAAATTATGCTTGTGCAGATTGTCCTTTATATTAAACATACCTGCGTGCACATTGCTTTCTTTATTGCCATCTTAGCATAAGCTCACAGAAGCCATAATGGAGACTAAAATCTTTGGGATGTGGATGAACAGAGCTGAGTTATGACCATGCTGtgtgcctgctcctggctgcaagAGCTGGCTCTGCTTGGACTCTGCCTCCTTCCTGAAGTAGGATAGAGAAGTTGCGTTAGCATATTAAATATATGATTGATTATATGACATGGGTGCCTAGGGAATGAAATGCATGCACTCAAAATACATGTTTGAGCTACAGAGGAAGATACAGGTGCTAACTGTCCAGTCAGCCACTCTACTGAGTCCTAGctctgaagggaaaaacaaaggtATTTCCATGACTTTTCTCacttggagagaaaaaaaaaatttaaaaaatccatatCTAGACTTCAAAATTACTCAGCTAAAAATAATAGAAAGTAGTAAAAGATTTTTTAAGAGAAGGCTACATTGAAGTGTAATGAGAAGGGAAGgatgtttatttcagtttgtcCCAGGTGAATCTAATACACAGCTTCCACAGGCTCCTTCCCCTAATTAGGTCCTCATTGAGAAGACACCTTTTGGCAGgtcaattaaaatgaaaaagtaattgATGCATTTGTTTTGAATAAATATAAAGAGCACTGATGTCTGACATTATGAAGGAATTGAAATTCTAAAGTCAGGAAGTTTCTGTAAGGGGTGTtttggaagaggaggaggtttttttttcctgaactttttGTATAGGtagagtttggttttttaaaacaacttgCTACCATTTGGGGTTCTGAGAGACTGTTGTGCTGTTATAAATAAGAGAATTCAAAGTAATAGCTTTATTTTGATGCCTATAAGAGACATAATGAGTGATCCTGCTTTTCCACACAACATCTGGATTCACGTGTGGAATTAGAAATGCTTCTGGAAAGTCTTTCAAATCTTTTAAATCCTGTTAGATAGTGGCAAAAAGCACTTGGAGGTAAACTGCTCTTTGCTACACCAACCCCTCTCCACTGAGACAAATGTCACatagctgctgctttttgttttgctgtgcaAGGGTGAGTCTCTAAAACCTGCCTGTGGACTACTCCATTTTCCATACTGAAGTCACTACATGTATATGTATTTATCTAGCTGTAGAATCACTATTGGTGCTGCTCACTTGTTTCTGTTGTTCAGGCTACTGCTGTGGTGTTGACTCCCTACATTATTGCAGCtctcccacctgctgctgcaggtcctTGTTCTGTAGGAATAATGTGCCGAGGGAACAAGGAGTGGCAATTTCCAGTAATTGACAGGGCCTGGGAGGACTGTGCAGGCAGCAAGGgcttccctgctgctgagaGCCCTCCAGTGCCTCAGCTTGCAGCAGACACCCCTGATCTCATCTGAACAACAACTGCCAATTTGCTCACGCAGAGATTTcagagatgaggaggaggaattggcacagagctgtgaggcTTCTTGCCTAAATCCTCTTTTCTGCCTCTGCCAGTAAAGGGATGGGTTACAAGGAAGGATATGTCCTGCTGGGAGTGCAGAGTTTTGCACTTTCCAGAAACAGCATCTCATGAGTCTATACTCTGAAAACATTTCCCTTTACTAAAGGAATCCTTTCTTTATACTATCCCTTCCTCCCCTTTAGTAAAAAAATCTGGTGTAGCTTAAGCCTGTAAAGTTCAAACTGCAGTTCATGTGTGTAAACCAAGCTATGTTCTCCTCCTGTGTTATGTTAATTATAACAGCCTTTAAAACTGCTCAGACTCTAAACAGGAGTACCTGGTGTACCTGGTGGACTAAATATTCCTTCAACTGTCATCTACACTGAGGGTTTTAAATTATCTTAAGAAGGTTTCCAGTTATAGTTTATTTGACCTTTGAAGACCATTCTGCTGGGAGACTCATTTTTCTCTAACCCAAACATGGTTCTTCACAGTTCTACTATATTTGGACTCCAACCTTGGGAATCTCTTATTTCAAGACAGTATAAAATATGTGTGACCATGTTTCTGTTACAAAAATAGTGCTGCCAGTGTCACCATTTCCTTCCATGAAGCAGCCCAATGAGGCCCTTTCGCTTCCTGATGTAGACTCTGCTCTTACACACAGGCATGGTACAGATGTAAAATTGAATGGAAGAACATACCCAAAAAAACTTTGAGAAATATAAAAAGAACAAATCTAGTGAGCTTTGCTGAGAGTAAAAAGTGCAGGTGATGCACTGCCCTATTCTTAGCGGGTGCGGGCTGGACATCCCCACCTTTGCCATTCACCAACCTAAAGTCCTGTTTAGCTGCAAGAAGCTCAAACTGtgcagcatctttttttttttttttttttttttttagtccttCTGGTTTGCTTTATTCTTGGGCTAAGCAAAACTGTGTCTTTAATGTCCCTGTGTAATGCAAGCCACCTGGTGAACAAGAACAGTCTTAGCAACAcaagtatttattaaa
This region of Catharus ustulatus isolate bCatUst1 chromosome 6, bCatUst1.pri.v2, whole genome shotgun sequence genomic DNA includes:
- the BDNF gene encoding brain-derived neurotrophic factor isoform X1, whose translation is MFHQVRRVMTILFFTMVISYFTCMKAAPMKEASLRGQGSLAYPGLRTHGTLESINGPNAGSRGLTSLADTFEHVIEELLDEDQDIQPSEGNKDADLYTSRVMLSSQVPLEPPLLFLLEEYKNYLDAANMSMRVRRHSDPARRGELSVCDSTSEWVTAAEKKTAVDMSGATVTVLEKVPVPKGQLKQYFYETKCNPKGYTKEGCRGIDKRHWNSQCRTTQSYVRALTMDNKKRVGWRFIRIDTSCVCTLTIKRGR
- the BDNF gene encoding brain-derived neurotrophic factor isoform X3; its protein translation is MTILFFTMVISYFTCMKAAPMKEASLRGQGSLAYPGLRTHGTLESINGPNAGSRGLTSLADTFEHVIEELLDEDQDIQPSEGNKDADLYTSRVMLSSQVPLEPPLLFLLEEYKNYLDAANMSMRVRRHSDPARRGELSVCDSTSEWVTAAEKKTAVDMSGATVTVLEKVPVPKGQLKQYFYETKCNPKGYTKEGCRGIDKRHWNSQCRTTQSYVRALTMDNKKRVGWRFIRIDTSCVCTLTIKRGR